The following nucleotide sequence is from Calidithermus timidus DSM 17022.
ATGTTCGCTCACCTGGCCGCCCCCGAGAGCGCCCCCGAGCCCTACCGGGCGGGTCTCGAGGCCGTCTACCAGGCCATGCGCACCCACCCCGAGATGGTGGCTGGCTTCGAGAGCATCGACACCGTGCTGATGCAGAAAGTGCCCGGCCTCCTCGCCAAGCGCGGCGCCGACGGTTACTACGGCATGGCCCTGCGCGAGAGCCCTTGGGGTCCCATCGGCGTCACCCTCAAGGTCGAAGACGGTTCGCAGGCCGCCCGCGAGCCCGCCGTGGTGCGGCTTTTAGAGCTCCTGGGCGCGCTCTCGCCCGAGGAGCCTTTGGAGTGGCGCAGGCCGCTGCTCAAGAACCTGCGGGGGCTCGAGGTCGGCTGGCTGGAGGCGAGGCTCGAGCTGCGGTGGACTTGATGTTTGGCTATGGGGGTCGCGGTTTTGGTATACCGGCCCTTGACCTCCGACCCTCGAGCCTTGACAATCTACGGGTATGCGAGGCTTGTCCCAGCGCGTCAAGGCGCTCAAACCCAGTGCTACGGTAGCGGTCAACGCCAAGGCCCTCGAGCTGCGCCGCCAGGGCGTGGACTTAGTCGCCATGACGGCGGGCGAGCCCGATTTCGACACCCCCCAGCACGTCAAGGACGCGGCCATGCGGGCCATGCAGGCGGGCAAGACCAAGTACGCACCCCCGGCGGGCATCCCCGAGCTGCGCGAGGCCATCAGCGCCAAGTTCAAGCGCGAGAACGGGCTGGAGATCCCCCCCGAGCAGACCGTGGTGACGGTGGGCGGTAAGCAGGCCTTGTTCAACCTCTTCCAGGCCATCCTCGATCCCGGCGATGAGGTGATCGTCATCGGGCCCTACTGGGTTTCCTACCCCGAGATGGTGCGCTTCGCGCAGGGCAACCCCGTCGAGGTGCTCACCGGCCCCGAGTCGGGCTTTGTGCCCGACCCCGAGGAGATCGAGCGCAAGGTCACGCCGCGCACCAAGGCGCTGGTGCTCAACTCGCCGGGCAATCCTACCGGCGCGGTGTACCCGCCCGAGGTCATCAAGGCCATCGCCGAGCTGGCCAACAAGCACGACTTCTACCTCGTCTCCGACGAGATCTACGAGCACCTGATTTACGAGGGCGAACACTTCTCCCCGGCCTCTATAGCCCCCGAGCGCACCATCACCGTCAACGGCGCGGCCAAGGCCTACGCCATGACCGGTTGGCGCATCGGCTACGCGGGCGGGCCCAAGGAGGTGATCAAGGGCATCATCGACGTCTCGAGCCAGTCCACCACCTCCCCCGACACCATCGCCCAGTGGGCCATGGTCGAAGCCCTCACCAACGTCGAGGCCTCGAGCCGCTTCATCGCCATGGCCCGCGAGGCTTACCGCAAGCGGCGCGACCTCATCGTAAAGGGCCTCAACGACATCGGCCTCACCACCCCCATGGTCAACGGCGCCTTCTACGTGCTCTGTGACACCAGCCGCATCGACCCCGACGAGAGCAAGGCGGCCTTGCGGATGCTCGAGGAGGCCAAGGTCGCGGTGGTGCCCGGCACCGACTTCGCCGCGCCCCACCACGTGCGCTTCAGCTACGCCACCAGCGAGGCCAACATCCACAAGGCGCTCGAGCGCCTGGCCGAGTTGCTCAAGGTCGGATAAACGCCGCGAGCCCATGGCTCGTGACGCGCGGCCTCCCACTGCGCGCTTCTTTCGCCGCCAGCCCTCGCTTTTGCCGAGGGGCTGATGATCGATGGCGTGCAAGGCGGTATGCTAGGGCTGGCCAATGAAAGCGGGTCCATTCAACGCTATTACCGACGTGCCGGGGATCAAGGTGGGGCACTACACCGACGCCTTCAACCTCACCGGCGTGAGCGTGGTCTTGGTCGAGCAGGGGGCAGTGGCCGGGGTGGATGTGCGCGGGAGCGCGCCGGGAACGCGGGAAACCGACCTGCTCCACCCGGCCAACCTGGTCGAGCAGGTACAGGCCATCGTGCTCTCGGGAGGAAGTGCCTATGGCCTCGAGGCCGCCGGCGGCGTGCTGCGCTACCTCGAGGAGCGCGGCCTGGGCTACCGGGTCGGCGAGCGCGAAGTGGTGCCCATCGTGCCGGCGGCGGCGCTCTTCGACCTCTCCGTGGGCAGCTATGCGGTGCGACCGGGCGCTGAGCAGGGCTACCAGGCGGCGCTGGCGGCCCACGGTGGGCCGGTGGAGCAGGGAAACGTGGGAGCTGGGACCGGGGCCAAGACCGGAGGGCTCAAGGGGGGGCTGGGCAGCGCCAGCGTGGTGCTCGACGACGGCCTGCGGATCGGGGCCATCGTGGGGGCCAACGCGCACGGGCGGGCCTGGGACCCCGTGAGCGGGGAACTCTACGCCCGCTGGCTCGAGCTAGGAGGGGAGTTCGGCCTCAAGCACCCGCCACGCCTCATTCACACCCCCCCGGACTACTCCTACATGTTCGACAGCCCCCTCCAGCTGCACAACACCGTGATCGGGGTGGTGGCCACCAACGCTCGACTGAGCAAGGCCCAGGCCCAGAAGGTGGCCATGATGGCTCACGATGGCATCGCCAGGGCCGTCACCCCGGCCCACACCATGTTCGATGGGGACGTGATCTTCGCCCTGGGAACGGGCGAGGTCGAGCTCTCGACGCCGGCTCAGCTCAGTCGCCTGGGGGCCCTGGCCGCCGACGTCTTCGCGCGGGCGCTGATCCACGGCCTGCTGCACGCCCGCTCGGTGGGGGGCTTGCGCTGCTACCGGGAGGTCTATGACGCCTGAGGACCTCGCCGCCCTCGCCCGCCGCGCCGCCGAGGCGGTGGAGGCTGAAGAGGTGGTGAGGCTAGCGCAGAAGCTCGTGCAGATCGAGAGTTACTACCCTGGCCCCGGCGAAGGGCCGGTGGTGGCCTACCTCGAGCCCTACCTGCGCGGGCTGGGTTTGAGGACCACCGTGCAGCCGGTGGCTCCGGGCCGCCTCAACCTCATCGCCGACCTGGGCGAGGGGCCGGGTGGCCTGATCCTCGAGGGTCACACCGACGTGGTGACCCACGGGCGGCTGGAGGACTGGCAGGTGCCCCCCTACGCCGGGCTCATCCAGGACGGCAGGCTCTACGGGCGCGGCTCGTGCGACATGAAGGGTGGGCTGGCGGCGGCCATCGTCGCGGCGACCACCCTCAAGCGGGTGCTGGGTCAACCTCCCCGTACCCTGCGGCTCGCCATTCCCTGCGATGAGGAGGGTTTGATGGCGGGCATCAAAGCCTTCGTCAAGGCCGGCTATGCCGAGGGCTTTGCCGGGGCCATCGTCTGCGAGCCGGAGGAGATGGAGGTATGCCTGGTGCAGAAGGGGGCCATGCGGGTATGGGTGCATTTTGAGGGCAAGATGGCCCACGGGGCCATGCCTTATGCCGGAATCAACCCCATCCCGGCTGCCGCCTGGTTCGTAGGCCGCATGGCCGAGCTGCAGCTATGGTTGCAATCCACCCCCGACCACCCCTACCTGGGCAAGGGCTGGGTTACGCCCACGGTGCTCGAGGCCAGCGCGGGGGAGGGGCAGTTCAACGTGATGCCGAGCTACGCCCGCGTGGGGCTGGACATCCGCACCAACCCCGACCACGACCACGCGCGCATTTACCGGATGCTCGAGGCCGAGCAGCTGGAGTGCATGCGAAGCTTTCCCGGGGTGCTGGTGGGGCTCGAGGTCTTCGAGGATCGCCCTCCCACCCAGACCGACCCCGCGCAGGCGGTGGTGCGGGCGACCGAGCAGGCCCTCTCTTTACTGGGGATGCCGGTGTGTTATGGTGGAGTTCCGGGCGCGACCGATGGGACTTATCTCTGGGCCTGGGCCAACTTGCCCATCGTCACCATCGGGCCGGGCGGGCGGAGAACGCCCCACCAGGCCAACGAGTTCGTAGAGATAGACGACCTCGTCGCCGCGGCGCGACTATACACCGCGATTTCCGTTCTGATGCTCTACAGGGACTGAAACTCGCGAGGTGAAACCGCCGTGGCGACGGTCCTTTTAGGGCATCTGAAATCCTCAAAGGAGGGCAAAGATGACGAAAGGTTGGTTTTGGGTACTGGTGCTGCTCTTGGGCCTGGCCGTCGCGCAGAACCGGGGGGGGAGCCTCACCGTGGCCATCCAGACCGAGCCCACGGTGTTCGACCCCAGCCAGGCCGCCGGGGCCGACATCGCGCGCATGGTCTACGACAACGTGCTGCAGGGGCTGGTCAAGCGCAACGTCAAGGGCGAGATCGTGCCCTCGCTGGCCGAGCGCTGGACGGTTTCGGCCAGCAGTCTGACCTACACCTTTTACCTGCGCAAAGGGGTCAAATTCCACGACAGAACGCCCTTCGATGCCGCCGACGTGGTGGCCAAGTTCAACCGGGCCAAAGACCCCGACACCAAGCGCAGCGGGCACATCCGGCCCGAGCTCTACCGCGACATCGCCTCGGTGAGCGCGCCGGACAGCTACACGGTGGTCTTCACCCTCAAGCAGCCCAACCAGGACTTCCTCTTCACCCTCTCCCTGCCCGAGAGCACCATTGGCCCCCGCGAGCGCAAGCTCGAGGAGCAGAGGGTCAGGCCCATCGGCACCGGCCCCTTCCGCTTCGCGGCTTGGGAGCGTGGGGTGGGGGTGCGGCTGGAGCGCAACGAGGCGTACTACATCCCTAACCTGCCCTACCTCGACCGGGTCAACTTCCGCTTCATGGGCGATGGCGATGCCCAGCTCGCGGCCTTACGGGCGGGCGACATCGACGTCATCGCTTACTCCATGCTGCCCGAAAACGCCCAGATCCTCTCGCGCGACCCTCGCTTCAAGGTCTTCAGCGGTAGCGGCACCGCCGAGGCCGTGGCCTCGATGAACAACTCGAGGCCCCCCTTCAACGACATCCGGGTGCGGCGGGCCATGGAGTACGCCGTCAACAAGGACGAGCTGATCCAGGGGGCCATGCTGGGCTACGGCACCAAGATCGGCTCGATGCGCTCGCCGGGCGAGGCCTGTTACGAAGACCTCTCGAACTTCTACACCTACGATCCCAACCGCGCGCGGCAGTTGCTGGCCGAAGCCGGCTACAACGCCCAGAACCCCTTGAAGTTCACCTTCACCCTGGCCGCCGAGTTCCCCTACGAGCGCCGCATCGGCGAGGCGCTGGCCGCCCAGCTCAACCGGCTGGGCGTGGTGCAGGTCAGCATCCAGGTCGTCGATTTCGGCACCTGGATCCAGAAGGCCTTCCTGGCTGCCGACTACCAGATGACCATCATCGGGCACGTCGAGGCCAACGACATCGGGCGCTACGCCAACCCGAACTACTACTGGCGCTACAACAGCCCCCAGGTCCAGCAGCTCTACACCACCTACCTGCGCACCAACGACCCCAAGAAGGCCTGTGACGCGCTCAAGGCCATGCAGCGCAAGCTGGCCGAGGACGCGGTGAGCATCTGGACCATGAGCCTGCCCGCGCTGGGGGCCTACCGCGCCAACGTGATGAACTGGCCCGGCGCTTCGCTGAGCCCCGGCATCCTGCTGGCCGAGGTGTATTTGGCTAAGTGATGTCGTGCAGCCATGTGGCCCTACCTTGTGCGTCGCTGCGTCGTCGCCCTGGCTACGCTGTGGCTGGCCTCGAGCCTGGTCTTCCTGGCGCTGCTCGTCATCCCCGGTGACCCGGCTTCCATCATTCTGGGCTTCGGGGCCGACCCCGAGCGGGTAGCGG
It contains:
- a CDS encoding pyridoxal phosphate-dependent aminotransferase is translated as MRGLSQRVKALKPSATVAVNAKALELRRQGVDLVAMTAGEPDFDTPQHVKDAAMRAMQAGKTKYAPPAGIPELREAISAKFKRENGLEIPPEQTVVTVGGKQALFNLFQAILDPGDEVIVIGPYWVSYPEMVRFAQGNPVEVLTGPESGFVPDPEEIERKVTPRTKALVLNSPGNPTGAVYPPEVIKAIAELANKHDFYLVSDEIYEHLIYEGEHFSPASIAPERTITVNGAAKAYAMTGWRIGYAGGPKEVIKGIIDVSSQSTTSPDTIAQWAMVEALTNVEASSRFIAMAREAYRKRRDLIVKGLNDIGLTTPMVNGAFYVLCDTSRIDPDESKAALRMLEEAKVAVVPGTDFAAPHHVRFSYATSEANIHKALERLAELLKVG
- a CDS encoding P1 family peptidase — protein: MKAGPFNAITDVPGIKVGHYTDAFNLTGVSVVLVEQGAVAGVDVRGSAPGTRETDLLHPANLVEQVQAIVLSGGSAYGLEAAGGVLRYLEERGLGYRVGEREVVPIVPAAALFDLSVGSYAVRPGAEQGYQAALAAHGGPVEQGNVGAGTGAKTGGLKGGLGSASVVLDDGLRIGAIVGANAHGRAWDPVSGELYARWLELGGEFGLKHPPRLIHTPPDYSYMFDSPLQLHNTVIGVVATNARLSKAQAQKVAMMAHDGIARAVTPAHTMFDGDVIFALGTGEVELSTPAQLSRLGALAADVFARALIHGLLHARSVGGLRCYREVYDA
- a CDS encoding M20 family metallopeptidase, with translation MTPEDLAALARRAAEAVEAEEVVRLAQKLVQIESYYPGPGEGPVVAYLEPYLRGLGLRTTVQPVAPGRLNLIADLGEGPGGLILEGHTDVVTHGRLEDWQVPPYAGLIQDGRLYGRGSCDMKGGLAAAIVAATTLKRVLGQPPRTLRLAIPCDEEGLMAGIKAFVKAGYAEGFAGAIVCEPEEMEVCLVQKGAMRVWVHFEGKMAHGAMPYAGINPIPAAAWFVGRMAELQLWLQSTPDHPYLGKGWVTPTVLEASAGEGQFNVMPSYARVGLDIRTNPDHDHARIYRMLEAEQLECMRSFPGVLVGLEVFEDRPPTQTDPAQAVVRATEQALSLLGMPVCYGGVPGATDGTYLWAWANLPIVTIGPGGRRTPHQANEFVEIDDLVAAARLYTAISVLMLYRD
- a CDS encoding ABC transporter substrate-binding protein, whose translation is MTKGWFWVLVLLLGLAVAQNRGGSLTVAIQTEPTVFDPSQAAGADIARMVYDNVLQGLVKRNVKGEIVPSLAERWTVSASSLTYTFYLRKGVKFHDRTPFDAADVVAKFNRAKDPDTKRSGHIRPELYRDIASVSAPDSYTVVFTLKQPNQDFLFTLSLPESTIGPRERKLEEQRVRPIGTGPFRFAAWERGVGVRLERNEAYYIPNLPYLDRVNFRFMGDGDAQLAALRAGDIDVIAYSMLPENAQILSRDPRFKVFSGSGTAEAVASMNNSRPPFNDIRVRRAMEYAVNKDELIQGAMLGYGTKIGSMRSPGEACYEDLSNFYTYDPNRARQLLAEAGYNAQNPLKFTFTLAAEFPYERRIGEALAAQLNRLGVVQVSIQVVDFGTWIQKAFLAADYQMTIIGHVEANDIGRYANPNYYWRYNSPQVQQLYTTYLRTNDPKKACDALKAMQRKLAEDAVSIWTMSLPALGAYRANVMNWPGASLSPGILLAEVYLAK